From a single Lonchura striata isolate bLonStr1 chromosome 13, bLonStr1.mat, whole genome shotgun sequence genomic region:
- the CEBPG gene encoding CCAAT/enhancer-binding protein gamma: MSKTSQQNTTTDASGVSVIHTQAHSSGLQQVPQLVPVSPGGGGKAVPPSKQGKKSSFVDRNSDEYRQRRERNNMAVKKSRLKSKQKAQDTLQRVNQLKEENERLEAKIKLLTKELSVLKDLFLEHAHNFADNVQPVGTETTTTNPENSGQ; this comes from the coding sequence ATGAGCAAGACATCCCAACAGAACACCACCACAGATGCGAGCGGAGTAAGTGTGATTCACACTCAAGCACACTCCAGTGGCCTGCAGCAGGttccccagctggtgccagTTAGTCCTGGTGGTGGAGGCAAAGCTGTGCCTCCGAGCAAACAGGGAAAGAAGAGTTCCTTTGTGGATAGAAACAGTGATGAGTACCGTCAGCGCAGAGAGAGGAACAACATGGCAGTGAAAAAGAGCCGCTTAAAGAGCAAGCAGAAGGCACAGGACACACTGCAAAGGGTCAACCAgcttaaagaagaaaatgaacgTTTAGAGGCAAAAATTAAACTCCTGACCAAGGAGCTGAGCGTACTGAAAGACTTGTTCCTTGAGCATGCCCACAATTTTGCAGATAATGTGCAACCTGTTGGCACTGAGACCACCACAACAAATCCAGAGAACAGTGGACAGTAG